The following are encoded together in the Deltaproteobacteria bacterium genome:
- a CDS encoding metal-dependent hydrolase translates to MTILRRDFFKGLGALIGAAGLYSFLKNDTAYGAEKKPIGDGKVGVEWLGHGSFLFTSCQGKKILFDPWISTNPKCPSKYRKKGGFSAVDLILWTHGHVDHFMLSDAKAVIAEYKPKVVAPWELSFFIKSEIPEANCQTFTLGNKGATADFDGVKVTMVEAFHSAGAQLTGFKGTNHFVGEAVGYIMEFENGLKIYHSGDTSLMGDMKSIIGDFYRPDIAILPIGGVFTMGPDEAAFACKLIRPKIVIPEHYGTFPVLVQTSDGFRKQVGKQAPQTRVLDLKFGVRVDV, encoded by the coding sequence ATGACGATTTTAAGAAGGGATTTTTTCAAGGGTTTAGGCGCTCTCATTGGAGCGGCCGGTCTTTACAGCTTTCTGAAGAACGACACCGCCTATGGAGCTGAAAAGAAGCCCATTGGCGATGGTAAGGTCGGCGTTGAATGGCTGGGTCATGGCAGTTTTCTGTTTACTTCCTGCCAAGGGAAAAAGATTCTTTTTGACCCGTGGATAAGCACTAACCCGAAATGTCCCAGCAAGTACAGGAAAAAAGGGGGATTCAGCGCAGTGGACCTGATCCTCTGGACGCACGGTCACGTGGATCACTTCATGTTGAGTGACGCCAAGGCCGTTATTGCCGAATACAAGCCAAAGGTCGTGGCTCCATGGGAACTCAGCTTTTTCATCAAGTCCGAGATCCCGGAGGCCAACTGCCAGACCTTTACCCTGGGCAATAAAGGGGCCACCGCAGATTTTGACGGCGTCAAGGTCACCATGGTCGAGGCCTTTCATTCGGCCGGGGCACAGCTGACCGGATTTAAAGGGACCAACCATTTCGTGGGAGAGGCCGTGGGCTATATCATGGAATTTGAAAACGGTCTCAAGATTTATCACTCCGGGGATACTTCCTTGATGGGGGACATGAAAAGCATTATTGGAGATTTTTACAGGCCCGACATAGCCATCCTGCCCATCGGCGGGGTGTTTACCATGGGGCCTGATGAAGCGGCTTTTGCCTGCAAACTCATCAGGCCAAAGATTGTCATCCCGGAGCACTATGGCACCTTCCCGGTCCTGGTTCAGACCAGCGACGGCTTCAGGAAACAGGTGGGCAAACAGGCCCCTCAAACCAGGGTCCTGGATTTAAAGTTCGGCGTAAGGGTTGATGTCTAG
- a CDS encoding response regulator, which yields MARILIVDDEEPIRRLLGEILAKNGYDCTLAANAAEARECLKEQNFELVLSDIKMPGESGLDFIQYVLAEHEDTAALMVTVVDDPSIAEATLEIGVYGYIIKPFHPNMVLISVSNALHRRRLEIDNRDYRERLEHLVSERTAALHKSNEELEQTVIRLKETQAQIIQSEKMASIGQLAAGVAHEMNNPTGFVSSNLNAMADYQEDVNRLIGQYRDLMTGLKDFMEKEKSLAVFSEQIKALDALETEIDIDFILDDASNLIKESQEGTERIRRIVSDLKNFAHPGKDKLESADINKCLESTLNVVWNELKYKATVTKEYGDLPYIECYPQQLNQVFMNLLVNAAQAIEKKGEIRIVTRALDGAIEIEISDTGSGIPKESLSKIFDPFFTTKEVNKGTGLGLNVAHNIIQKHKGTIDVASEVGKGTTFTIRIPVEEDA from the coding sequence ATGGCTAGAATCCTGATCGTGGACGATGAAGAGCCGATCCGGCGCCTGCTTGGGGAAATACTCGCTAAAAATGGTTACGACTGTACTCTGGCCGCCAACGCCGCCGAAGCCCGCGAGTGTTTAAAAGAGCAGAATTTCGAACTGGTCCTTTCCGATATCAAGATGCCCGGAGAGTCAGGGCTGGACTTCATCCAGTACGTCCTGGCCGAGCATGAGGATACAGCCGCGCTCATGGTCACGGTCGTGGACGATCCCTCGATTGCAGAGGCTACCCTGGAAATAGGCGTCTATGGATACATTATTAAACCGTTTCATCCAAATATGGTGCTCATCAGTGTCAGCAACGCCTTGCACCGCCGCCGGCTCGAAATTGACAACCGGGATTACCGCGAAAGACTGGAGCATCTTGTCTCAGAGCGGACAGCCGCGCTTCACAAGAGCAATGAGGAATTGGAGCAGACGGTAATTAGGCTAAAAGAGACTCAGGCCCAGATAATACAGTCTGAAAAGATGGCCTCCATCGGGCAGCTTGCCGCCGGCGTGGCCCATGAAATGAACAACCCCACCGGCTTCGTAAGCAGCAACCTGAACGCCATGGCCGACTACCAGGAGGATGTTAACAGGCTCATCGGGCAATACAGGGACCTTATGACAGGCCTGAAGGACTTCATGGAGAAAGAGAAATCTCTGGCTGTATTTTCAGAACAGATCAAGGCCCTTGACGCGCTCGAAACTGAAATTGACATTGACTTTATCTTAGACGACGCCTCGAACCTGATTAAGGAAAGCCAGGAGGGAACCGAGAGGATCAGGCGAATTGTAAGTGATCTGAAGAACTTCGCCCATCCAGGCAAGGATAAGTTAGAGTCCGCCGATATTAATAAATGCCTTGAATCAACCCTGAACGTTGTCTGGAATGAACTCAAATATAAAGCCACTGTCACCAAAGAGTATGGAGATCTGCCTTATATAGAGTGCTACCCTCAGCAGCTTAATCAGGTCTTCATGAACCTGCTGGTTAACGCGGCCCAGGCCATAGAAAAGAAGGGGGAGATCAGGATCGTGACGCGGGCCCTTGACGGGGCAATCGAGATTGAAATTAGCGATACAGGATCAGGCATTCCCAAAGAAAGCCTCTCCAAGATATTCGACCCGTTTTTTACGACCAAGGAGGTGAACAAAGGCACAGGCCTGGGCCTGAACGTGGCCCACAACATTATTCAAAAACACAAAGGCACAATTGATGTGGCAAGCGAGGTGGGCAAAGGAACCACCTTTACCATCAGAATCCCTGTTGAAGAAGATGCATGA